A stretch of DNA from Allomeiothermus silvanus DSM 9946:
CTGCAAAACCCAACGTTCCAACCGGCGCACCAGCCGGGTATAGCCCAGTTCTCGCTGCGACAGGGGTGGCACCAGCACGGTATGGAGACCGGCCAGGTTGCCTCCCAGCACGTCGGTAAAGAGTTGGTCACCCACCACCACGACCTCTTGAGGAGAGAGCCCTAGCCGCCGCAGTCCCTTCTTGAAACCGAACCAGGGCTTGAAAGCCAGACCCGTCCCGGCTACTCCTAGCTTCTCGCTCCAGTAAGCGAGCCGCTTACGCCGGGCGTTTGAGACCAGAA
This window harbors:
- a CDS encoding YqeG family HAD IIIA-type phosphatase; translated protein: MLRSTASRGLTSALRAAKQRLKPKERLESLFQLTPEWLQARGLKGVILDLDNTVVPYKFRGEPTAELVAWVEGLKRAGVKLFLVSNARRKRLAYWSEKLGVAGTGLAFKPWFGFKKGLRRLGLSPQEVVVVGDQLFTDVLGGNLAGLHTVLVPPLSQRELGYTRLVRRLERWVLQQLG